One genomic window of Glycine soja cultivar W05 chromosome 9, ASM419377v2, whole genome shotgun sequence includes the following:
- the LOC114368745 gene encoding pentatricopeptide repeat-containing protein At1g05600-like isoform X1 produces MSIRWPRVLTPTYLSQIIKTQKNPLKALNIFNEAKSRYPNYYHNGPVYATMISILGTSGRLNEMRDVIEQMKEDSCECKDSVFVSVIKTYANAGLVDEAISLYKSIPRFNCVNWTESFNTMLQIMVKENRLEIAHRLFVESSCGWEVRSLVRALNLLMYALCQKSRSDLALQLFQEMDYQSCYPNRDSYAILMKGLCQDRRLHEATHLLYSMFWRISQKGNGEDIVVYRTLLDALCDAGKFEEAEEILGKILRKGLKAPKRCHSRLDLDQLSDGKDIESAKRMIHEALIKGSVPSLASYNAMAVDLYSEGKIDEADKVIIEMQVRGFKPTHSIFEAKVAALCKVSKVDEAIKVIEEDMVKVNCLPTAKVYNILLKNLCNVGNSTAILESLNKMSSKVGCTGDRDTYSILLEMLCGERRYLEASQLLEKMSIKSYWPCTNSYNSLIRGLCSIGRQYEAVMWLEDMISQGKLPEISVWNSLASLFCNSEKIKVSSETFSRLRSL; encoded by the coding sequence ATGAGCATAAGATGGCCAAGAGTGTTGACACCAACCTACCTCtctcaaattataaaaaccCAAAAGAATCCATTAAAGGCTCTTAACATTTTCAATGAAGCCAAATCCAGGTACCCCAATTACTACCACAATGGTCCTGTTTATGCCACCATGATCAGCATCCTTGGAACATCAGGGAGACTCAATGAGATGAGGGATGTGATTGAGCAGATGAAAGAGGATTCATGTGAATGCAAAGATTCTGTTTTTGTGTCTGTTATCAAGACATATGCGAATGCCGGGCTGGTGGATGAAGCAATCTCTCTGTATAAGAGTATTCCTCGGTTTAACTGTGTGAATTGGACAGAATCCTTCAACACCATGTTGCAGATAATGGTCAAGGAGAACCGGCTTGAAATTGCACACCGGCTTTTTGTGGAGAGCTCTTGTGGTTGGGAAGTGAGGTCTCTGGTTCGAGCATTGAACTTGCTTATGTATGCTCTTTGTCAAAAGAGTCGCTCTGATCTGGCATTGCAATTATTCCAAGAGATGGATTATCAAAGTTGCTACCCTAATAGGGATAGTTATGCAATTTTGATGAAGGGACTGTGCCAAGACAGGAGGTTGCATGAGGCCACCCATTTGTTGTATTCAATGTTTTGGAGGATCTCACAGAAAGGAAATGGTGAGGATATTGTGGTCTATAGAACTCTTTTGGATGCTTTATGTGATGCTGGAAAATTTGAAGAAGCTGAAGAAATTCTGGGTAAAATTTTGAGGAAAGGACTGAAGGCTCCAAAGCGATGCCATAGCCGACTTGATCTTGACCAGCTCTCGGATGGTAAAGATATAGAAAGCGCTAAACGCATGATTCACGAAGCTTTGATCAAGGGCTCAGTTCCTAGTTTGGCTAGTTATAATGCCATGGCTGTTGATCTGTACAGCGAGGGTAAGATAGATGAAGCTGATAAAGTCATCATTGAAATGCAAGTCAGAGGCTTTAAACCAACACATTCTATCTTTGAGGCAAAAGTAGCTGCATTGTGCAAGGTTAGTAAAGTGGATGAAGCAATCAAGGTAATTGAGGAGGACATGGTGAAAGTCAACTGTCTACCAACTGCTAAAGTGTACAATATTCTCTTGAAAAACCTATGCAATGTTGGAAATTCCACAGCCATACTCGAGAGCTTGAACAAGATGTCTAGCAAGGTCGGTTGCACAGGCGACAGAGATACTTACAGCATTTTGCTGGAAATGCTTTGTGGTGAGAGAAGGTATCTTGAGGCAAGCCAACTTCTGGAGAAAATGTCAATTAAATCATACTGGCCTTGTACCAACAGTTACAATTCACTCATTAGGGGTCTTTGCTCCATAGGTAGGCAATATGAAGCAGTTATGTGGTTGGAGGACATGATAAGTCAGGGGAAGCTTCCTGAAATTTCTGTCTGGAATTCATTGGCATCTTTATTTTGTAACtcagaaaagataaaagtgtcCTCTGAGACATTTAGTCGCCTAAGAAGTTTGTGA
- the LOC114368745 gene encoding pentatricopeptide repeat-containing protein At1g05600-like isoform X2, giving the protein MISILGTSGRLNEMRDVIEQMKEDSCECKDSVFVSVIKTYANAGLVDEAISLYKSIPRFNCVNWTESFNTMLQIMVKENRLEIAHRLFVESSCGWEVRSLVRALNLLMYALCQKSRSDLALQLFQEMDYQSCYPNRDSYAILMKGLCQDRRLHEATHLLYSMFWRISQKGNGEDIVVYRTLLDALCDAGKFEEAEEILGKILRKGLKAPKRCHSRLDLDQLSDGKDIESAKRMIHEALIKGSVPSLASYNAMAVDLYSEGKIDEADKVIIEMQVRGFKPTHSIFEAKVAALCKVSKVDEAIKVIEEDMVKVNCLPTAKVYNILLKNLCNVGNSTAILESLNKMSSKVGCTGDRDTYSILLEMLCGERRYLEASQLLEKMSIKSYWPCTNSYNSLIRGLCSIGRQYEAVMWLEDMISQGKLPEISVWNSLASLFCNSEKIKVSSETFSRLRSL; this is encoded by the coding sequence ATGATCAGCATCCTTGGAACATCAGGGAGACTCAATGAGATGAGGGATGTGATTGAGCAGATGAAAGAGGATTCATGTGAATGCAAAGATTCTGTTTTTGTGTCTGTTATCAAGACATATGCGAATGCCGGGCTGGTGGATGAAGCAATCTCTCTGTATAAGAGTATTCCTCGGTTTAACTGTGTGAATTGGACAGAATCCTTCAACACCATGTTGCAGATAATGGTCAAGGAGAACCGGCTTGAAATTGCACACCGGCTTTTTGTGGAGAGCTCTTGTGGTTGGGAAGTGAGGTCTCTGGTTCGAGCATTGAACTTGCTTATGTATGCTCTTTGTCAAAAGAGTCGCTCTGATCTGGCATTGCAATTATTCCAAGAGATGGATTATCAAAGTTGCTACCCTAATAGGGATAGTTATGCAATTTTGATGAAGGGACTGTGCCAAGACAGGAGGTTGCATGAGGCCACCCATTTGTTGTATTCAATGTTTTGGAGGATCTCACAGAAAGGAAATGGTGAGGATATTGTGGTCTATAGAACTCTTTTGGATGCTTTATGTGATGCTGGAAAATTTGAAGAAGCTGAAGAAATTCTGGGTAAAATTTTGAGGAAAGGACTGAAGGCTCCAAAGCGATGCCATAGCCGACTTGATCTTGACCAGCTCTCGGATGGTAAAGATATAGAAAGCGCTAAACGCATGATTCACGAAGCTTTGATCAAGGGCTCAGTTCCTAGTTTGGCTAGTTATAATGCCATGGCTGTTGATCTGTACAGCGAGGGTAAGATAGATGAAGCTGATAAAGTCATCATTGAAATGCAAGTCAGAGGCTTTAAACCAACACATTCTATCTTTGAGGCAAAAGTAGCTGCATTGTGCAAGGTTAGTAAAGTGGATGAAGCAATCAAGGTAATTGAGGAGGACATGGTGAAAGTCAACTGTCTACCAACTGCTAAAGTGTACAATATTCTCTTGAAAAACCTATGCAATGTTGGAAATTCCACAGCCATACTCGAGAGCTTGAACAAGATGTCTAGCAAGGTCGGTTGCACAGGCGACAGAGATACTTACAGCATTTTGCTGGAAATGCTTTGTGGTGAGAGAAGGTATCTTGAGGCAAGCCAACTTCTGGAGAAAATGTCAATTAAATCATACTGGCCTTGTACCAACAGTTACAATTCACTCATTAGGGGTCTTTGCTCCATAGGTAGGCAATATGAAGCAGTTATGTGGTTGGAGGACATGATAAGTCAGGGGAAGCTTCCTGAAATTTCTGTCTGGAATTCATTGGCATCTTTATTTTGTAACtcagaaaagataaaagtgtcCTCTGAGACATTTAGTCGCCTAAGAAGTTTGTGA
- the LOC114368462 gene encoding allantoinase-like has protein sequence MVDDDYGKVDVGYGTDEKAVLLVLGHRNAQQRKEIRETYRQLYNESLIDHLNSELSACFNEPGRTVWEGFDTGTRAAAAGGVTTVVDMPLNNHPTTVSKETLKLKVIRHLILLPRSGVRPPSWIWTDNWRLKNVMGQLDGCSAFPQLAVGIGNPPGTMD, from the exons ATGGTTGATGATGATTATGGGAAAGTTGATGTAGGATATGGGACAGATGAGAAAGCGGTGCTATTGGTATTGGGACACAGGAATGCTCAACAAAGGAAGGAAATCAGAGAAACTTATCGGCAGCTTTACAATGAATCGCTCATTGATCATCTGAATTCTGAATTGTCTG CATGCTTTAATGAGCCAGGAAGAACTGTGTGGGAAGGATTTGATACTGGTACCAGAGCTGCTGCTGCTG gTGGTGTAACAACAGTGGTTGACATGCCTCTGAACAATCACCCTACAACTGTGTCTAAGGAAACACTGAAACTTAAG GTGATTCGACATTTGATTCTTTTACCAAGGTCTGGGGTTCGACCCCCTTCTTGGATATGGACTGATAACTGGAG ATTGAAAAATGTAATGGGCCAATTGGATGGTTGCAGTGCTTTTCCTCAACTTGCAGTCG GAATTGGAAATCCTCCTGGAACTATGGATTAA